One Oryza glaberrima chromosome 10, OglaRS2, whole genome shotgun sequence DNA segment encodes these proteins:
- the LOC127786416 gene encoding probable glutathione S-transferase GSTU6 gives MAGGGEELKLLGMWASPFALRAKLALSFKGLSYDYVEEDFKNKSDVLLSSNPVHKKVPVLIHKGKPICESQVIVQYIDEVFPDAGVTLLPADPHDRAVARFWAAYIDEKLFSAWILVFRSKTEEEKAEAVKQTFAVVEKLEGALSECSKGKPFFGGDTVGYVDVVLGGFVAWVHAIEEVFGLNQFDAAKTPLLAAWLERFDELDAVKEVMPDIGRLVELAKMRQAQAAGAAAAAAGEAS, from the exons ATGGCCGGGGGAGGCGAAGAGCTGAAGCTGCTGGGCATGTGGGCGAGCCCGTTCGCTCTGCGAGCGAAGCTTGCGCTCAGCTTCAAGGGCCTGAGCTACGACTACGTCGAGGAGGACTTCAAGAACAAGAGCGATGTCCTCCTCAGCTCCAACCCGGTACACAAGAAGGTCCCCGTGCTCATCCACAAAGGCAAGCCCATCTGCGAGTCGCAGGTCATCGTGCAGTACATCGACGAGGTGTTCCCCGACGCCGGCGtcaccctcctccccgccgaTCCCCACGATCGCGCCGTCGCTCGCTTCTGGGCTGCCTACATTGACGAAAAG CTGTTCAGTGCGTGGATTCTGGTGTTCAGAAgcaagacggaggaggagaaggcggaggcggtgaaGCAGACGTTTGCGGTGGTGGAGAAACTGGAGGGAGCACTGAGCGAGTGCTCCAAGGGGAAGCCCTTCTTCGGCGGCGACACCGTCGGCTACGTCGACGTCGTGCTCGGAGGCTTCGTCGCGTGGGTGCACGCGATCGAAGAGGTGTTCGGCCTGAACCAGTTCGACGCCGCCAAGACGCCGCTCCTGGCGGCGTGGTTGGAGCGCTTCGACGAGCTCGACGCCGTCAAGGAGGTCATGCCGGACATTGGCAGGCTGGTCGAGCTCGCCAAGATGAGGCAGGCACAGGCAGCGGGggcggccgcagccgccgcgggtGAGGCCAGTTGA